One stretch of Arachis duranensis cultivar V14167 chromosome 1, aradu.V14167.gnm2.J7QH, whole genome shotgun sequence DNA includes these proteins:
- the LOC107476253 gene encoding pre-rRNA-processing protein ESF1 has product MGSKNNVKKNKSKKKKDNSEKHNSNNDFDEKNNNNNDGSNNVISDPRFSSLHTDPRFREDAPKHKTKVAIDSRFDRMFTDKSFRPSEAPVDKRGRPKKGPPSTHASLRHYYKEEEEEEEEEGGGTESESAESEEGSESESDADTDTDTDADEEGADVEAYDEEESEVKEEVPAIEQETHRLAVVNMDWRYVKAVDLYVLLSSFVPSNGMIESVAVYPSEFGLQRMKEEEVHGPIGLFDDEKENSDDDSDDDDIYNEKLREYEKSRMRYYFAVVECDSVATADHIYKECDGLEFIQSSNALDLRFIPDDMEFKHPPRDVATEAPANYECKDFYSRALQHSKVNLSWDEDEPLRAKTLKRKFNDEQLAQLELNEFLNTDESASDDDEEDNNETKDQVDKKAKKREKYRSLLQAGDGSEGDSEEDGPQDMEVTFNTGLEDISKHIMEKKDKQSETVWEAYLRKRREKKRARKNKSQFSSDDDSSDDSDQEAAEDADDFFVEEPAVKKKAKTKNEENKNQNIDGADKASKEELELLLADDNGTDAGPRGYNLKFKKGKGKKKDNAIDEAKIPSSTYDDPRFASLFSPDYVIDPTDPQFKRSAAYVRQLAQKQQKGSSEISAERENAKPPRGAQLSSEDSGMAKKGEEEGSDVLRTKKDKHELSSLVKSIKMKSKQVKLPSDDKTRKDGKLRKRH; this is encoded by the exons ATGGGATCCAAAAACAATGTTAAGAAGAacaagagcaagaagaagaaggacaacAGCGAGAAGCACAATTCCAACAACGATTTTGATGAGaagaacaataacaacaacGATGGAAGCAATAATGTCATCAGCGACCCTAGATTCTCGTCGCTTCACACCGATCCTCGGTTCCGCGAAGACGCGCCAAAACACAAAACCAAGGTGGCTATCGATTCGCGATTCGACCGAATGTTTACAGATAAGAGCTTCCGGCCCAGTGAAGCCCCCGTTGACAAGAGGGGCAGGCCCAAGAAGGGCCCACCTTCCACTCACGCTTCTCTGAGACACTActataaagaagaagaagaagaagaagaagaagaaggaggagggaCTGAGTCGGAATCGGCTGAGTCGGAAGAGGGGAGTGAATCGGAGTCTGATGCCGATACGGATACGGATACAGATGCAGATGAGGAAGGTGCTGACGTGGAGGCTTACGATGAGGAAGAATCTGAAGTGAAG GAAGAGGTGCCGGCGATTGAGCAAGAGACACATAGGCTTGCTGTTGTTAACATGGACTGGAGGTATGTTAAG GCTGTTGACTTGTATGTGTTATTAAGTTCGTTTGTCCCATCTAATGGAATGATCGAATCGGTAGCTGTCTATCCGTCTGAGTTTGGTCTCCAGCGTATGAAAGAGGAGGAAGTTCATGGCCCCATTGGTCTATTTGATGATGAAAAGGAAAACAGTGACGATGACAGCGATGATGATGATATTTACAATGAGAAGCTGCGTGAATATGAGAAGAGCAGGATGAG GTACTATTTTGCCGTGGTGGAATGTGATTCGGTTGCCACAGCAGATCATATTTACAAAGAATGTGATGGTCTTGAGTTCATACAATCATCTAATGCACTTGACTTGAGATTTATTCCTGATGACATGGAATTCAAGCACCCACCTCGGGATGTTGCTACAGAG GCACCTGCAAACTATGAGTGCAAAGATTTCTATTCTCGAGCACTTCAACACAGTAAAGTTAATCTATCTTGGGATGAGGATGAACCTCTCCGTGCGAAGACCTTGAAACGGAAATTCAATGATGAACAG CTGGCCCAGTTGGAATTGAATGAATTTTTGAACACTGATGAGAGTGcaagtgatgatgatgaagaagataacAATGAGACAAAGGATCAAGTTGATAAAAAGGCAAAAAAACGAGAAAAATACCGTTCTTTACTCCAAGCTGGTGATGGTTCAGAAGGAGATAGTGAAGAGGATGGTCCCCAGGATATGGAGGTCACCTTCAATACGGGGTTAGAAGATATAAGCAAACATATTATGGAAAAGAAGGATAAACAATCAGAAACAGTTTGGGAAGCGTATCTGAGGAAAAGGCGTGAGAAAAAGAGGGCCAGGAAAAACAAATCTCAGTTTTCATCAGATGATGATAGTAGTGATGATTCTGATCAGGAAGCTGCTGAAGATGCAGATGATTTCTTTGTTGAGGAGCCTGCTGTAAAGAAGAAGGCAAAAACTAAAAATGAAGAGAATAAGAACCAAAATATTGATGGAGCTGACAAAGCAAGCAAAGAAGAGCTTGAATTATTACTTGCTGATGACAATGGAACTGATGCTGGCCCTAGGGGATATAATCTCAAGTTCAAAAAAGGAAAGGGCAAAAAGAAGGATAATGCCATTGATGAGGCTAAAATACCAAGCAGTACTTATGATGATCCGCGTTTTGCATCTCTTTTCTCTCCTGACTATGTAATTGATCCAACTGACCCACAATTTAAGAG GAGTGCGGCATATGTCAGGCAACTAGCACAGAAGCAGCAGAAGGGTAGTTCGGAAATATCAGCGGAAAGGGAGAATGCGAAGCCTCCTAGAGGAGCACAGTTGTCCTCTGAAGATTCTGGCATGGCGAAGAAGGGTGAGGAAGAAGGATCAGATGTTTTGAGAACAAAGAAAGATAAGCACGAGTTGTCATCTTTAGTGAAATCGATTAAGATGAAATCAAAGCAAGTTAAATTGCCCTCAGATGATAAGACAAGGAAAGATGGAAAATTGCGAAAGAGACATTAG
- the LOC127745608 gene encoding aspartyl protease family protein 1 (The sequence of the model RefSeq protein was modified relative to this genomic sequence to represent the inferred CDS: added 38 bases not found in genome assembly), protein MGSSSKLLFLSMTMLSLLLSRCHGYTTFGFSIHHRFSDQVKGILGTQGLPQIGTPQYYAAMAHRDRLFHGRRLAAGDRKPPLTFAAGNDTVDIPAFGSLHFANVSVGTPPLWFLVALDTGSDLFWVPCNCSSCVRGIETQNGKIDFNIYDIDQSSTSKKVLCNSSLCGEQKQCSSSSSSCQYQVDYLSADTSSKGFLVEDVLHLITDDDQTKDANARITLGCGQIETGTFLNGAAPNGLFGLGMENMSVPSVLAKQGLTSNSFSMCFGSDGFGKITFGDSGSSDQGKTPFTVGASHPTYNITITQIILGGNAADVEFYAIFDSGTSYTYLNDPAYSQIAEKFDSLMKAPRHSSQSTSDLPFEYCYDTSPNQSVEVPELNLTMKGGDDYPVMEPTITVSNGIAEMICLAIVKSNTVNIIGQNFMTGYRIVFDRDNMNLGWKQSNCYDDVLTSTLPANKSHSPAISPAEAANPTVTSDPLRNSGKLSPSRSSRIKPIFALMIVLFLL, encoded by the exons ATGGGTTCCTCTTCTAAGCTGTTGTTTTTGTCGATGACGATGCTGAGTTTGTTACTTTCTCGATGCCATGGATACACCACATTCGGCTTCAGCATACATCACCGGTTTTCGGATCAGGTTAAGGGCATTTTGGGAACTCAAGGATTGCCTCAAATTGGAACTCCTCAGTACTATGCTGCTATGGCTCACAGGGATCGACTTTTTCATGGCCGGAGACTCGCCGCCGGAGATCGAAAGCCGCCTCTCACCTTCGCCG TTGCATTTTGCCAATGTTTCTGTTGGAACACCACCTCTTTGGTTTCTGGTGGCATTGGATACCGGTAGTGATTTATTCTGGGTACCTTGTAATTGTAGCAGTTGTGTGAGGGGTATAGAGACACAAAATGGAAAG ATTGATTTTAACATCTATGATATTGATCAGTCTTCCACTAGCAAGAAAGTTCTATGCAATAGCAGCTTGTGTGGTGAACAAAAACAATGTTCTTCCTCTAGCAGCAGTTGTCAATATCAAGTTGACTATCTTTCGGCTGATACTTCATCTAAAGGATTCttggtagaggatgtgttgCATTTGATTACAGACGATGATCAAACAAAGGATGCTAATGCACGAATTACTTTAGG TTGTGGCCAAATTGAGACCGGTACATTTCTAAATGGGGCAGCTCCAAATGGTCTATTTGGACTTGGTATGGAGAACATGTCTGTTCCTAGTGTTCTAGCCAAACAAGGCCTTACTTCGAATTCATTTTCAATGTGTTTTGGATCTGATGGTTTTGGAAAGATCACGTTTGGGGATAGCGGCAGCTCAGACCAAGGAAAAACTCCATTCACTGTCGGGGCATCACA TCCAACTTATAACATCACCATTACCCAAATCATTTTGGGAGGGAATGCTGCTGATGTTGAGTTCTATGCAATTTTTGACTCTGGCACCTCATATACATACCTAAACGACCCGGCTTATTCACAAATTGCTGAAAAG TTCGATTCACTAATGAAAGCACCGCGGCATTCATCTCAATCAACTTCTGATCTCCCCTTTGAATACTGTTATGACACGAG TCCGAACCAGTCAGTTGAAGTTCCGGAATTGAATCTAACGATGAAAGGTGGAGATGATTATCCTGTCATGGAACCAACAATAACAGTTTCTAATGGG ATTGCAGAAATGATTTGTTTGGCGATCGTGAAAAGCAACACTGTAAATATTATTGGAC AAAACTTTATGACCGGTTACCGTATTGTCTTTGATCGCGATAACATGAATCTTGGTTGGAAGCAATCCAATT GTTATGATGATGTACTCACCAGTACATTACCTGCTAACAAATCACACTCTCCTGCTATTTCTCCTGCTGAGGCCGCCAATCCGACAGTTACATCGGACCCATTGAGAAATTCTGGGAAGCTTTCGCCTAGTCGCTCGTCCAGGATCAAACCTATTTTTGCACTTATGATTGTACTATTTCTACTttag
- the LOC127744931 gene encoding aspartyl protease family protein 1-like, with product MLTFFCRFAFFILLFLCRCFHGHGAAVFTFPMHHRFSGPVRKWSSAAAGIPPPPEKGTFEYYAELADHDRFLRGRNLGSDLDAGLAFSDGNSTFRISSLGFLHYTTVQLGTPGVKFMVALDTGSDLFWVPCDCTRCAATDGSVFASSLAPDFDLSVYSPNGSTTSKMVTCNNSLCTHRNQCPGTFSNCPYMVSYVSAETSTSGILVEDVLHLTKEDNNDDLVEANIIFGCGQVQSGSFLDVAAPNGLFGLGMEKISVPSILSREGFIADSFSMCFGRDGVGRISFGDKGSLDQEETPFNFNPSHPTYNITVTQVHVGTTLIDVEFTALFDSGTSFTYLVDPTYTKLSDNFHSQVKERRRPPDSRIPFEYCYDMSPDANRSLIPSVSLTMGGGGHFPVYDPIIIITTQNELVYCLAVVKSAELNIIGQNFMTGYHVVFDREKLILGWKKFDCYDTDDHDEIPTRPHSDTVPPAVAAGFGHYPAPDSAAKRTESSSTTVSPPSHHSHSSLLAFFCFLLCCFAYIFRDHSFLWGSGSSR from the exons atgctcACTTTCTTCTGCAGATTCGCATTCTTCATCCTTCTCTTTCTATGCCGCTGCTTCCATGGACATGGCGCCGCCGTCTTCACGTTTCCGATGCACCACCGTTTCTCTGGCCCTGTTCGCAAGTGGTCGTCCGCCGCCGCCGGCATCCCGCCACCGCCGGAGAAGGGAACTTTCGAGTACTATGCTGAGCTTGCTGACCACGACCGCTTCCTCCGCGGCCGCAACCTTGGATCCGATCTCGACGCCGGACTTGCTTTCTCCGACGGCAACTCCACCTTCCGTATCAGCTCCCTCGGATT TTTGCATTACACGACAGTTCAGCTGGGGACTCCAGGAGTGAAGTTCATGGTGGCCCTTGACACTGGAAGTGACTTATTCTGGGTACCCTGTGATTGCACCAGATGTGCAGCTACCGACGGCTCGGTCTTTGCTTCTTCCTTGGCGCCA GATTTTGACCTTAGTGTGTATAGTCCTAATGGATCAACAACGAGCAAAATGGTGACTTGTAACAATAGTCTGTGCACGCATCGCAACCAATGCCCTGGAACATTCAGTAACTGCCCCTACATGGTCTCTTATGTCTCTGCTGAAACTTCTACATCGGGAATACTAGTAGAGGATGTTCTGCATTTAACAAAAGAAGATAATAATGATGACCTTGTTGAGGCAAATATTATATTTGG CTGTGGACAAGTACAGAGTGGATCATTCTTAGATGTTGCTGCTCCCAATGGTTTGTTTGGGCTGGGTATGGAGAAAATATCGGTTCCTAGCATATTGTCAAGGGAAGGCTTTATAGCAGATTCATTCTCCATGTGTTTTGGACGTGATGGCGTTGGAAGGATAAGTTTTGGGGACAAGGGAAGTCTTGATCAAGAAGAGACTCCATTTAATTTTAATCCATCACA CCCTACCTATAACATCACAGTCACTCAAGTCCATGTAGGCACAACTCTAATTGACGTGGAATTCACTGCTCTTTTTGATTCTGGGACATCTTTCACATACTTGGTTGATCCAACCTATACAAAGCTTTCTGATAAT TTTCATTCCCAAGTAAAAGAAAGGCGGCGTCCACCTGATTCAAGAATCCCTTTTGAATATTGTTATGATATGAG TCCTGATGCAAATAGGAGCTTGATACCTAGTGTGAGTTTAACTATGGGAGGTGGAGGCCATTTTCCTGTTTATGATCCAATAATTATTATCACTACTCAG AACGAACTTGTATACTGTCTAGCAGTTGTCAAGAGTGCCGAATTGAACATAATTGGAC AAAACTTCATGACCGGCTACCATGTTGTATTTGATCGGGAAAAGCTCATCCTAGGATGGAAGAAATTTGATT GTTATGACACTGACGATCATGACGAAATTCCAACAAGACCACACTCAGATACTGTGCCTCCTGCAGTGGCTGCCGGTTTCGGTCATTACCCCGCTCCAGACTCTGCTGCCAAAAGGACAGAAAGCAGTTCCACCACTGTATCACCACCATCCCATCATAGTCATAGTTCACTTCTGgcttttttctgttttctcttgTGTTGTTTTGCTTACATATTCAGGGATCACTCGTTTCTATGGGGGAGTGGTAGTTCACGGTGA